aaggaaaaaaaaaaggagaaaagaaaagaaaaatcagggCATCAACTTACCAGTGGGTACATTTGAAGCAACATCTGAGAGAAGAAGAATTAAAAAGGCCAGCACAGCAATCCCACGAGCATGATTGATTCATGCATGAGGCTCCAATAAGTTCCAGAGACTGCAAGGCATTCTTATTCTATTGAAGCCATGTTCAAGCCCATTAGAAAAGCAACCAGCATTCCAACAGTAACAAGGTAAACACACATCTTCCATGGCGATCTCTTCCATCTTTCCAGCAGGTCTTTCCTTTCCATGTTGCGGCCCAGACTCTATACCAGTCATCATTTCCGTAGTCCCTTGTACCCCATCCCTTGCAAACCTTTACTCCATTTCCTCTACTATTTGAGAAAACATATCATCAGTTGCCTCCTCTTCTGCAACGACTAATTTCTACAGTTCGATTAACCACTGGAATCTCTGCACATATCTAATTCACTCAATCTGTTGTTAAGAGTATTGGAATGACCTCCATCCCTATTTATATCAATGAACTCAGGGAGTTTATAGATTCTGATGGACAGCTGAATCTTCCTCAGCAATCATTTCATCCAAAGCATCCTCCTCCTGAACATCAGAGAACAACCTCCAAAACATGCATATAAGAATTAAAGCATTCACAAAGTAAACAGTCTTATGAGGTGAGGACAATTCAGTTTCTTATCAGTCTTTTGAGAATCTTGATGCGGTCCCAAAAATATTTCCTATCATAAAAAGAAGTGAGAGAGGTACTACTGAGACATTATTTGACAAAGTAAACAGTGTAGGACTTGTGTGTGCAGGTCGGTTTTAGATATTTGGACATTTTATAAACTCAAAGTATCTCGAAATAGTATGCTAAACAGTAAAGTTGACATAATCTCCAGTTCAGAAATACTGCCTTAAAGGCTCTACATACCTGATCCTTGCATGAGCAATCTTCATCCATGTAACATCACCAACACAAATCGATAGTCTGTATTCAAGCAACAGCTCCAGGAAAATAGAGTGCATCACCATAACAGGGTTGTATCATGCGCCTGCTTTTTTATTCATAGATCTATCTATTCATTTATGATTTCATAATAACATCACGCTTATTCACTGATTATCATCCTCCCAGTTTTCCAGATGAGCTTGGCTTATTAAGCTTCCAACTTCTTAACAGGGAGTCTTAAAGCTGCTGCAGGTTCCCACTGAGCTATGTCTTTGGAGCAATTTGACAATAAAATGTATATATGTAAGCTCGCAATTAGCCTGTCAACCTAATTGAGCACTGGGCTCCTGTCTTGCTCCATTGAAACTCAAAATGtaacaaaatgattttgaaagcAAAATGATGATTCATCGAAGCACAAGCTGATGACCCAGTGACTTGACCAAAGGAAAACCAGAATGGTGCCATGCAAACCTGCGAGACTTTCTGTTTCTCAACAGATCTGCTAccgttcaaatttaaaatttaaagcattGAAAACACCATATCATACTATGAAGTAATAGAAGGTAACCACAATTAAGATCCATTAATCAACTCAAGAACAGAGCAAGGTGACCAAAAATTAATTCATCTTTCCACAGAATGAAAACATCGAATCAACATTTAACTTAATCCACACTTGAAACAAAGCAAAGTCGTGTGTTGTATGACAACCTAGTTCTTTTTTCAGGTAGAACCTATTCCTGAGAAATGGTACAAGCTAGTCATGAAATAATAAGGATTAATTCAATAGTTTAGCATCATCCCAACTATAGCTCATGTGCCAATTTTGATGTACTCAGCCTCTCAAATGGTGTGCCTAGAGTTTCTGCAAACATGCTACCCTTCACTTTCCCTAGAAACGCATCAAAGAATCTTCAATAAGTAGTTGTGAAACATGCATTAAGAAGTACTACCATAATAGTAAAGTGACTAGGAATCCAAAGCCAATCTGTGGTACTTTAACCAACAAAGTCTCAACATCAAAACTCCTCAAGAAAGATCGAGGAAATACTTTCTACATGTTGAGAACTCCAAACAGAAATGAGAGATACAcgaagaaggggaaaaaaaatcaaattattgatttataaagCCATATAGACATAGAAAGGTGGACATATTTAGCTATAGAATTATAAGGTGTACAGCCAGAAAAAATTCCTCCAAGGCGATGCTGCTCCATGAAAATGAAACAATGCTAGGTATTgcaattttaaattgatcattGATGAAATCCTAATGTCAACTTTGATAGAGTGCAGAAATAATGATCACTTCAGATTCTGATATGGTAAAAACAGACATTCAAACTCCAACATTCCAATATTGTGTTGCAGTTCAAACCTAAGGAACTCTGTTAAATATCTTATCAGTGGTGATCTTCTGCATAttaatttaagtaaataaaacagaaaacaacGAATTGTTTACCCCATACAAATCTCATTCAATTAACCATTTATAAACAATTAGAGGCTTGATAAAATACAAGGCCATTTACAAAAATATCAACTATCAAACAAACTATGCCCTACAGCAACGACAACAAACCCCtaatatacaaaaaagaaacaagatacTGCCAACTTTCAAATAGTAACATGCAGTCTTACAATTAATCCAGAAGTGTCAAACccatttttgaaatcaaaatcccCTGACAGAACTTTGCCAAACCTCAACGGACTGCTGATCCTTCCTCGTCACAAACAATTTGTTCCCTCCAAAAGCTAAATTTGTAACCCTTGAGCCTTCCATGTCCTTCACTCTCCCCATCAAATTCTTCCTAAACACCCTTTCTGGCAATCCCTCTTCTCTCTTCCTCAACGAACCCATCACCACCTCAGACCAAAGCTCAATATCACCACCCTTACTACAGAACACTTGATTCCCATGAGACTCAATCCTACACCCAACCCCTTCTTTCCTCACATTCCCCACCTTCCTATCGTCACCTAAACAAACCCACGAATCATGCCCCTCGCTCCCTAACTTCCTCAAATCTGCATTAAACACCTCTCCAGAATTCACCCCAACTTTAAAAATCGATGACAAACTATCTGAAACAGTAATATCGGAAAAACAATCAACTTTTTCCTTGAATTCCCAAACCACATTTCCACTCCTTATATCCCAGAACTTCACATTCCCTAACACGCCTGACGGTCCACTGTGAGACCCTGCCGCCATTACCACATTGTAACTCTCTACCCACTTCAATTTCGTGGCTGGTATAGCAGAATCCAAATCAGCACCGAATATTTCATAATGACCAATCTCAGTAACTGGAGAAAAAGTCTTTAAATCATAAACCATTATCGAATTCGAGTTTCGCCTACTTGATTCGAAACTCGTAAACAACATATCATTAGATGACCCAATTGCTTGTACTGTTGACCCTGATTTAGTCACATTTTCCCAATTCAATGTCTCCAAGACAAAACCATTTTTCTCAAGATCCAAAATTTGCAACCCCGAGAAGTCAGTAGCCCCAGCAGCCACCAAGTTTGGGGAAATCGCTAACATAGAATCAATTGCAGTGAATTGGGTCAAAGTCGTTGACTTTCTCTGCAATGACCAGTCAAAAGATGTGATCTTGCTACCATGAGACACGTGCAAGGTACCATACGGTGTCGTAGCAACCGTTGACGCCGTGTCCCGGCCTATTCAAGGGCAAAATTAGGGTTTTCTGGAGGTTAAAAGGGTCGAATTGAGATGGGTTTGAGAGGGAATTAACCAATAAAGATTCAATCTTGTAAAACTTTGACTCTTCAATCAAATCTTGGAGATCATAAGACTTGGCCTTTGACGGGAGATTTCCGGTTCTTAAGAGGGATAAGAGGATAGAGAACAACTCGGGGTCTCGGTCTATGAAATGGGGGCCGAGATGAGTCAACTCGGAGAGCTGGGAAAAGAGGGAACTTGGACCTGCTAGAGTTAGAGTTTGATCTGTTGTTTGAAAGATTTGCCCACCGACGTTAATTGTTACTATGCTTGATCCTGTTGATGGATTGAGCATGAGTTTCTGGGGATTTAGGTTGTCGTTTCGAGAGGCCATGGTAGTTGTTGTAAAGGTAGGCATtgcttttgtattttgtaatttttttcttctatgccTTCAAGAAGAAACTCTAAATCCCAAAAATTGAGAAGGTGATGGTGGGCTAGTGGTGGCGGTGGAGGAGGGGGCGGGGGTGATTGTGTTATACAAGTTCAAGCAAGGTTGGTCtttgatttgttaaaaaataagtgGCCATGAAGGTTATTTTGATGGCTAGGGTCtacaagggttttttttctcaacgTTTAAgggttttatttgtttgaaattaaaataacggTGGAGCCATGAAAGATGATAGACCATTTACTTGATTTATCCTGGAAGTGACGACACCAAGCTGAAAGGGcacaaatgcaaaacaaaatcaGACAGAAGatgatccaaaatataaaaattcgtATAATGGTTGTTGAACAGATGAGAATCTACATGTTTGACTATTGTAATCTTGCTGGTGAAATTTGTTTCTGTTAAACAGATCAGGagaattgtgttttgaccaATACTCTAGCATTTCATGCTAATAAATCTTGtaatttgtaaaaacaaaaacacaaaattatattttttattttaatgtaaccTTCAGTTATGTATCAATAGGTAACAAAATAATAGGCCTTTTAGCCCAACGAACACAAGTAAATGGGCTTTGTTGGAAGGGCAATATCCAGATATCctggatataaaaataaatgcttgcAAACTTACGTGGTAAAATCACATtgtgctaaaataaaatattaaaaaataagtcatCAACTCTAATTTTCCAGCATCGCTAAAATACGAGAAAAAATAGGTGATATATCTTTTCactttattctttaaaagaaaatttgggGATGAATGTcatgtgttttattatttcacTTTAATCTTCAActtaaataatcatataaattatataattatgatttcctCAAAATTGTTCCcaattttcatttttgatatgagatttat
This region of Populus alba chromosome 3, ASM523922v2, whole genome shotgun sequence genomic DNA includes:
- the LOC118028454 gene encoding LOW QUALITY PROTEIN: BTB/POZ domain-containing protein At5g41330 (The sequence of the model RefSeq protein was modified relative to this genomic sequence to represent the inferred CDS: deleted 1 base in 1 codon), with the protein product MPTFTTTTMASRNDNLNPQKLMLNPSTGSSIVTINVGGQIFQTTDQTLTLAGPSSLFSQLSELTHLGPHFIDRDPELFSILLSLLRTGNLPSKAKSYDLQDLIEESKFYKIESLLVNSLSNPSQFDPFNLQKTLILPLNGRDTASTVATTPYGTLHVSHGSKITSFDWSLQRKSTTLTQFTAIDSMLAISPNLVAAGATDFSGLQILDLEKNGFVLETLNWENVTKSGSTVQAIGSSNDMLFTSFESSRRNSNSIMVYDLKTFSPVTEIGHYEIFGADLDSAIPATKLKWVESYNVVMAAGSHSGPSGVLGNVKFWDIRSGNVVWEFKEKVDCFSDITVSDSLSSIFKVGVNSGEVFNADLRKLGSEGHDSWVCLGDDRKVGNVRKEGVGCRIESHGNQVFCSKGGDIELWSEVVMGSLRKREEGLPERVFRKNLMGRVKDMEGSRVTNLAFGGNKLFVTRKDQQSVEVWQSSVRGF